In Quercus lobata isolate SW786 chromosome 12, ValleyOak3.0 Primary Assembly, whole genome shotgun sequence, a genomic segment contains:
- the LOC115971161 gene encoding probable signal peptidase complex subunit 1, protein MMDWQGQKLAEQLMQILLLAFAAVSFGTGYALGSFQMMMLIYAGGVFLTTLVTVPNWPFFNRHPLKWLDPSVAEKHPKPQQQQAMSLKKKPAKK, encoded by the exons ATG ATGGATTGGCAAGGGCAAAAGCTAGCGGAGCAGCTGATGCAGATTTTGCTATTGGCATTCGCTGCTGTTTCTTTCGGGACTGGCTATGCATTGGGATCTTTCCAGATGATGATGCTAATATACGCTGGCGGTGTGTTTCTCACCACATTGGTGACAGTCCCCAATTGGCCTTTCTTCAATCGCCACCCGCTCAAGTGGTTGGACCCCAGCGTGGCCGAGAAGCATCCCAAGCCGCAACAGCAGCAGGCTATGAGTTTGAAGAAGAAACCTGCTAAGAAGTAG